A single Plasmodium yoelii strain 17X genome assembly, chromosome: 10 DNA region contains:
- a CDS encoding mRNA-capping enzyme subunit alpha, putative, which yields MVTDIYNPGEKIENEFLKEKIRGKINEMLKWKRKGFPGSNPVSLTKHNIKNLFNKDYLICEKTDGVRYFLFIVSNTTFLIDRNYDIFKNDMHIPTIDDLKIKQQLTLLDGELVEDTIYNEKKKIEEKKIVYLIYDGLFIQRKDITNLSYIERLTNVYNYVITPLKMYRNKKRGKKNDQLSYSNNNDDKNGIKEIENDNSRKRKHAAENGKNEKLAIAGEQGEHTELANDESSDLENENESENESENENENAENEPLNIYLKDFYSISQISELLKIMKKLPHTTDGIIFTPLNYPYVTGNFYQLLKWKPLNLNTVDFGIETIYNSENIPIKFELFIAINGIRAPYNCYLAEYGDVYKQLLQMAINNKISHYIIECYYVSKNIYSICKNDDLTEKKVEGGWIAQKIRYDKNIPNDIMTLNKVMHSILDNITIDTLIKEVATNPRPST from the coding sequence ATGGTTACAGACATATACAACCCAGgtgaaaaaatagaaaatgaatttttaaaagaaaaaatacgtggaaaaataaatgaaatgtTAAAATGGAAAAGGAAAGGGTTTCCTGGAAGTAATCCTGTATCACTAACTaaacataatataaaaaatttatttaataaagatTATTTAATATGTGAAAAAACAGATGGAGttcgatattttttatttattgtttcaaatacaacatttttaattgatagaaattatgatatatttaaaaatgatatgcATATACCTACTATAGATGATTTAAAAATCAAACAACAGCTAACTTTATTAGATGGAGAATTAGTAGAagatactatatataatgaaaaaaaaaaaattgaggaaaaaaaaattgtttatttaatatatgatgGTTTATTTATACAAAGAAAAGATATCACaaatttatcatatatagAAAGATTAactaatgtatataattatgttATAACACCTTTGAAAAtgtatagaaataaaaaaagaggaaaaaaaaatgaccaACTATcatatagtaataataatgatgacaAAAACGGTATAAAGGAAattgaaaatgataattcgAGGAAGCGAAAGCATGCTGctgaaaatggaaaaaatgaaaaactcGCAATAGCTGGCGAACAAGGCGAACATACAGAATTGGCAAATGACGAAAGCAGCGACttggaaaatgaaaatgaaagtgaaaatgaaagtgaaaatgaaaatgaaaatgcaGAAAACGAACCgctaaatatttatttaaaagattTTTATTCAATATCTCAAATATCCGaactattaaaaattatgaaaaaattaccACACACAACAGATGGTATTATATTCACCCCTTTAAATTATCCATATGTCACTGGTAATTTCTATCAACTATTAAAATGGAAACCACTAAATTTAAATACAGTTGATTTTGGTATCGAAACTATTTATAATAGTGAAAATATTCCAATtaaatttgaattatttatagCAATAAATGGAATTAGAGCACCATATAATTGTTATTTAGCTGAATATGGTGATGTATATAAACAATTATTACAAATGgctataaataataaaatttctcATTATATTATTGAATGTTATTAtgtttcaaaaaatatttattcaatttgtaaaaatgatgatttaACAGAAAAAAAAGTTGAAGGAGGATGGATTGCACAAAAAATTagatatgataaaaatattcccaATGATATTATGACACTTAATAAAGTTATGCATAGTATTCTTGACAATATAACTATTGATACTTTGATAAAAGAAGTTGCAACAAATCCAAGACCCTCCACATAA